The following are encoded together in the Capsulimonas corticalis genome:
- a CDS encoding RICIN domain-containing protein yields MLFATRVKRRSASLFQTSRARMIGGLAISALALCAPAAQAGTWTAVANTAPNGVNLMLLLSDGTVMAQQGGATNVWYKLTPDIHGSYVNGTWSTLASMHDTRLYGSSGVMSDGRVFIAGGEYGSGGSTAEVYDPVANTWTMTPSSGQSFSDSVSTVLPNGNVLVGPVGPSVSGGTVIFSWVTNTWSAGPTYVRGGYQDEASWVKLPDSSVLTIDPFGQNSERYIPSQNRWVDDSVVPVAMYDTTLSEIGAAVLLPTGKAFFLGDTGHTALYTPTGNTNPGSWAAGPDIPNGLGTADAPAAMMVNGSVLCAVGPKATYNGPTTLCEYNPYTNAFTVIGGPTGATDNVAPYGVRMLDLPDGSVLYANGGSRLYTYRPSDPQIASARPTVTNVAHNVDGSYQLTGTLLTGISEGAEYGDDAQMASNYPIVRLTASNGNVYYARTYRWNDTGVMKTGVNQTTQFSVPGSVPAGSYSLQIVTNGIASDPIPFPVSEAYFMIVNQNSGKCLDLINGNMANGAVTNQWSYDYNGPNQRWALQPTENGDHFKLISWVSGKAVSVSNDSTGAGAQLWDWDYNGDSSQQWDLVDAGNGWYYIRNVRSGLVMDVSNSSTADNAMVQQWTPNQSGAQKWRLQPWGSYFIRAASGKYVCIQGAGSANGSPIIQYQQENNPWFKWQFTSEGDGFYGLFSLNAPSRVLCVVNGSSAAAANTHLWDYNVNNAGDQKIRIWPKTSGKFKFYFGHDNMSWDIPGGATGNNVNLQQYPDNGYPWQEFSLERTP; encoded by the coding sequence ATGTTATTTGCCACACGAGTGAAGCGGCGCTCCGCCTCGCTTTTCCAAACAAGCCGCGCTCGGATGATCGGAGGTCTCGCGATATCCGCGCTCGCGCTCTGCGCCCCGGCGGCTCAGGCGGGAACGTGGACGGCCGTTGCGAACACCGCCCCCAACGGCGTCAACTTGATGCTGCTGCTTTCCGATGGGACCGTGATGGCGCAGCAGGGGGGAGCGACGAACGTTTGGTACAAGCTCACTCCGGACATTCACGGCAGTTACGTCAATGGGACGTGGAGCACGCTCGCCTCCATGCATGACACGCGACTCTACGGCTCGTCGGGCGTGATGTCGGATGGGCGAGTTTTTATCGCGGGGGGCGAATACGGTTCGGGCGGGAGCACGGCGGAGGTTTACGATCCGGTCGCGAACACATGGACGATGACGCCGTCGTCCGGTCAGTCGTTCTCCGATTCTGTTTCGACGGTTCTGCCCAACGGCAACGTGCTGGTGGGGCCGGTCGGTCCCAGCGTTTCCGGCGGCACGGTGATTTTTAGCTGGGTGACCAACACCTGGTCGGCAGGGCCGACTTACGTGCGCGGGGGCTACCAGGATGAGGCGAGCTGGGTCAAATTGCCGGATAGCAGTGTCCTGACGATCGATCCGTTCGGCCAGAACTCGGAGCGCTATATCCCGTCGCAGAATCGCTGGGTGGACGATTCGGTTGTGCCGGTGGCGATGTACGACACCACCCTGAGCGAGATCGGGGCGGCGGTCCTGCTCCCGACCGGCAAGGCGTTTTTTCTGGGAGACACCGGCCACACGGCCCTGTATACGCCTACGGGAAATACGAATCCCGGATCGTGGGCGGCCGGCCCGGATATCCCCAACGGTCTTGGGACGGCGGACGCTCCCGCCGCGATGATGGTCAACGGCTCCGTGCTTTGCGCGGTCGGTCCGAAGGCGACATACAACGGCCCCACGACCCTCTGTGAATACAACCCTTACACGAACGCCTTCACCGTCATCGGCGGCCCAACCGGCGCCACGGACAATGTGGCGCCCTACGGCGTTCGGATGCTCGACCTGCCGGACGGCAGCGTCCTATACGCGAACGGCGGCAGCCGTCTTTACACCTATCGTCCCTCCGATCCGCAGATCGCCTCCGCGCGGCCGACGGTCACCAATGTCGCGCACAACGTCGATGGCTCCTATCAACTGACCGGAACGCTGCTGACGGGGATCTCGGAAGGCGCGGAGTATGGCGACGACGCGCAGATGGCGAGTAACTACCCGATCGTGCGTCTCACGGCGTCAAACGGCAACGTGTACTACGCCCGCACGTACAGGTGGAACGATACCGGCGTCATGAAGACCGGCGTCAACCAAACCACCCAGTTCAGCGTCCCGGGAAGCGTCCCCGCCGGCAGCTACTCGCTCCAGATCGTCACCAACGGCATCGCGTCGGATCCCATTCCGTTCCCGGTGTCGGAAGCGTACTTCATGATCGTCAACCAGAACAGCGGCAAGTGCCTGGACTTGATCAATGGGAACATGGCGAACGGCGCGGTCACCAATCAGTGGAGCTATGACTACAACGGCCCGAACCAGCGCTGGGCGCTCCAGCCCACGGAGAACGGCGATCACTTCAAGCTGATCTCCTGGGTCAGCGGCAAAGCCGTCTCCGTTTCGAACGACTCGACCGGCGCGGGCGCGCAGCTCTGGGACTGGGATTACAACGGCGACTCGAGCCAGCAGTGGGATTTGGTCGACGCGGGCAATGGCTGGTACTACATCCGAAACGTGCGCAGCGGCCTGGTGATGGATGTCTCCAACTCCAGCACGGCCGATAACGCGATGGTGCAGCAGTGGACGCCGAACCAGTCCGGGGCGCAGAAATGGCGTCTTCAGCCGTGGGGCAGCTACTTCATCCGCGCGGCCAGCGGCAAATACGTCTGCATCCAGGGAGCGGGCAGCGCGAACGGCAGCCCGATCATCCAGTATCAGCAGGAGAACAACCCCTGGTTTAAGTGGCAGTTCACCAGTGAAGGCGATGGTTTCTACGGTCTGTTCAGCCTCAATGCCCCGAGCCGCGTGCTGTGCGTGGTGAACGGCTCCTCGGCCGCCGCCGCGAACACCCACCTCTGGGACTACAACGTCAACAACGCTGGCGATCAGAAGATTCGGATCTGGCCGAAGACGAGCGGCAAGTTCAAGTTCTATTTCGGGCACGACAACATGAGCTGGGACATCCCCGGCGGCGCCACGGGCAATAACGTCAACCTCCAGCAATACCCCGACAACGGTTATCCGTGGCAGGAGTTCTCGCTGGAGCGCACGCCCTAA
- a CDS encoding type II secretion system protein yields MRAKRKSPLTFLEIAVFIAIFAILVSMLCPIFRHEPAKTAPFATPSGHGGPLQI; encoded by the coding sequence ATGCGCGCGAAACGCAAGTCTCCATTAACCTTCCTGGAGATTGCGGTTTTTATTGCGATTTTTGCAATATTAGTCTCGATGCTTTGTCCGATTTTCCGCCATGAGCCGGCGAAAACGGCGCCCTTCGCCACGCCCAGCGGACACGGCGGGCCGCTGCAAATCTAA
- a CDS encoding glycosyltransferase family 2 protein, with the protein MRQVRAKRASAGSPLAGFWRSFAMVSILATAIPMTIDIILARRFPGFLTGLLYVMAVVYGLTNIMLIWESVSAWRAVPPLPADLAEPPVCSAIIAAYLPNEQHIIEQTVDHMLTTIDLPADRLEVILAYNTPYPLPVEDRLRELAARDPRLKVLCVVDSRSKAANVNAALTVARGEILGIYDADHWPAADCFRRAWRWISEGWDVVQGRCAIRNHDENALTRSIAVEFDVMYSVSHQGRSRISGSGIFGGSNGYWRAETLRAAGMNPRMLTEDIDCTVRAILTGARIVHDRDLVSVELAPTRVSHWLIQRKRWSQGWLEVTLKHQRAMLASKHLTPRQKVLWFYLLSWRECFPLLSTQLFPMVFAAWIVGQRVHWFATPYLQAAAVLNLGCSLFVLLIAYLRATRLGRRGHGAWYLIHGVFGLIYSTLKTTITLVAQYCHLIRDREWVTTPRDDSSGAPAAANDHVSTLSS; encoded by the coding sequence ATGAGGCAGGTACGTGCGAAGCGGGCCTCAGCCGGCAGTCCGCTGGCGGGTTTTTGGCGCAGCTTTGCGATGGTGTCGATCCTCGCGACCGCCATCCCGATGACGATTGACATCATTCTGGCGCGCCGCTTTCCCGGATTTTTGACGGGGCTGCTTTATGTGATGGCCGTCGTTTACGGTCTGACGAACATCATGCTGATCTGGGAGTCTGTGTCCGCGTGGCGCGCCGTTCCGCCGCTTCCCGCGGATCTCGCGGAGCCGCCGGTGTGCAGCGCGATCATCGCCGCGTACCTGCCCAACGAGCAGCATATTATCGAACAGACCGTCGACCATATGCTGACGACCATCGATCTGCCGGCCGATCGGCTGGAAGTCATTCTCGCCTATAACACGCCGTATCCGCTGCCCGTCGAGGACCGGCTGCGCGAGCTGGCCGCGCGCGACCCGCGCCTCAAGGTCCTGTGCGTCGTGGACAGCCGCAGCAAGGCGGCGAACGTAAACGCGGCGCTGACGGTGGCGCGGGGCGAGATCCTGGGGATTTACGACGCCGACCACTGGCCCGCCGCCGACTGTTTCCGGCGCGCTTGGCGCTGGATCTCGGAGGGGTGGGACGTGGTGCAGGGGCGCTGCGCGATCCGCAACCACGATGAAAACGCGCTGACCCGCAGCATCGCCGTCGAGTTCGACGTGATGTACTCCGTCTCCCACCAGGGGCGCTCGCGCATCAGCGGCTCGGGCATCTTCGGCGGCTCCAACGGCTACTGGCGCGCGGAGACGCTGCGCGCCGCAGGGATGAACCCGAGGATGCTGACGGAGGATATCGACTGCACGGTCCGCGCGATCCTGACCGGCGCGCGCATCGTCCATGACCGCGACCTCGTCTCCGTGGAGCTGGCGCCTACCCGCGTTTCGCACTGGCTCATCCAGCGCAAGCGCTGGTCGCAGGGATGGCTGGAGGTCACGCTCAAGCATCAGCGCGCCATGCTGGCCTCCAAGCATCTCACCCCGCGTCAGAAGGTCCTCTGGTTTTATCTGCTGAGCTGGCGCGAGTGCTTCCCATTGCTCAGCACGCAGCTTTTTCCCATGGTTTTCGCCGCCTGGATTGTCGGCCAGCGCGTGCACTGGTTCGCGACGCCGTATTTGCAGGCCGCCGCCGTGCTGAACCTGGGATGCAGCCTATTCGTGCTGTTGATCGCCTATCTGCGCGCGACCCGATTGGGCCGCCGGGGACATGGCGCCTGGTACCTCATTCACGGCGTATTCGGGCTGATCTACTCCACGCTCAAAACCACCATCACGCTGGTCGCGCAGTATTGCCACTTGATCCGCGATCGGGAGTGGGTGACGACGCCGCGCGACGACTCCAGCGGCGCGCCGGCGGCGGCGAACGATCACGTCTCCACGCTGTCTTCCTAG